Within Thermodesulfovibrio thiophilus DSM 17215, the genomic segment TTTACATTGGGTCTTGCTCCTACAATCGTACAGACTCTTGTTGATGTAGTAAAACAGATCAACGACGCCGGGGTAAGTATCCTGCTTGTTGAACAGGATGTTCATATGGCTTTAGAAATAAGCAATAGAGCCTATGTTATGGAAGTGGGCGAAATCACCATTTCCGGGGAATCTAAAGTACTTATTGAACATCCAAAAATAAAAGAAGCCTATTTAGGTATTTAATTGGTTAATATCAAGGGGGGAATTATCATGAAAGCATTAGTTTATCACGGTCCGAACAATCCTGTTTTTGAAGACAAACCAAAACCGGTTATACAGAAAAATACAGATGCCATTGTCAGGATAAGCAAAACAACCATTTGTGGCACAGATCTACACATCTTAAAAGGAGATGTTCCAACTGTTGTTGATGGACGTATACTGGGGCACGAAGGTGTTGGTATAATTGATGAAGTTGGAAGCGGGGTTTCCAACTTTAAAAACGGAGATCATGTTCTTATAAGTTGTATCACTTCCTGTGGTAGATGTAGAAGCTGTAAGAAACAGATGTATTCTCACTGTGAAAATGGTGGATGGATCTTGGGTAACACCATTGATGGCACGCAGGCAGAGTTTGTACGAATTCCCTATGCTGATACAAGCCTCCATCATATTCCTCATGGACTGGAAGAAGAAGCGCTGGTTATGTTAAGCGATATTCTGCCAACAGGATTCGAAGTTGGAGTATTGAATGGACAGGTAAGACTCGGTGATATTGTAGCAATTGTTGGAGCTGGTCCTGTGGGAATGGCTGCTCTGTTAACAGCACAATTCTATACTCCTGCTGAAATTATTATGATAGATATCGATGCCAATCGTTTAGAATTATCAAAGAAATTCGGAGCCACACAGACAATTGACAGCAGCGCAGGCAATGAAAGAGTTATTCAGAAAGTTATGGAACTCACCGAAGGTCGTGGTGTTGATGTTGTTATTGAGGCTGTTGGTATTCCAGCCACTTTTCAGTTATGTCAGCATATCGTAAAAGCAGGGGGACACATTGCCAATGTTGGCGTGCATGGAAAAAGTGTCGAGTTACATCTGGAAAAACTCTGGGGACATAATGTTACAATTACAACCGGACTGGTTGATACCTATACCATACCTGTTTTATTGAGAACTGTGCAGTCAAAGAAACTCATGCCACAGCAACTTATAACACATTATTTTAAATTAAGCGAAATTATGAAAGCATATCATACTTTCAGCAATGCCGCAAAAGAAAAAGCACTAAAAGTGATTATTGAAAATGATTTATAAAAATAACAGTTAACTGGACATATAAGCCTCATCTCAAAAATATAAATATAAAGACCACTGCTTCAATTACCTTCAGCTTGAGTTAGAGTTATGTAGCATAAATTATTTCCGTCATTTGCTATATAATAAAGGAGAAATTCTGTCAATGAGATTAAGCATATTTTATAGACTTATTATGAGCTATATGGCTGTGTTTGTTCCTGTAATTATAGTGAGTGTATATGCTCTTTTTCAGTTAAATCATTTCAACAATATTACTCACTCCATCACAGATACTGACAATCTAATAATTGACTATGGGAAAAAAATGTCAGATTCTTTTCTCTCTCAGATTCAATATGAAAGAAAATATATCATCATAAAGAATAACGCATTTTATGACCACTTTGCACTTGCTGAAAAGGATTTCAATCAGTATTTTCAGCAAGTGATATCAATAGTGGACACGCAACGTAAAAGAGACTTACTCTTTAAAATAAAAAATTCATACAATCAATATCTGGCACTATTTAATGAAGAGATAGAGTTTATCAGAGCAAATAAACGTTATCCTCAGGAAATTTACAAACAGGAAAAAGATATGCTGGTTAATGAAATAATGGAAGGGCTTAAAAATTTGAGAATTTACACTGAACAGGATACCTATGAAAAAATAAAAAAGCTGGAACAAGCAGGAGCCAGAGCTCATAGAATAGCCATAATAATAATTACCAGCTCATTGGTTTTCGGGATAGTTATATCAACCTTTATAACAAGAAGCATTACCAGACCTCTTAGTATTATGAAGAAAAAAACACGAGACATTTCAAGAGGAGCTTTTGATGAAAATTTGAACATCTCCTCTCCTCCAGAAATAAAAGATCTGGCAGAGTCATTTAATCTTATGTGCAATAAACTAAAAGAGATGGATAAGATGAAATCAGATTTTTTTTCATTAATGGCACATGAGCTACGCACTCCTCTTGCATCTATTAAAGAAGGAACCAATCTACTGTTAGAAGGTATTGGAGGAGAAGTTAGTGAGAAACAGAAAAAACTTTTAAGCATCATATCCGAGGAAAGCAATCGTTTGATTGAGCTGGTCAATTCACTGCTTGATCTATCCAAAATGGAAAGTGGAATGATGACTTTTTATTTTACCGAATCAGATATCACACAGCTGATAAATGACGTTATTGAAGAGCTGGAACCACTGGCAATGGCTAAAAATATCACTCTGAGAGTTGATATCTCACAGAATTTACCATATGTTAAGATTGATCAGGAGAGAATCCTTCGGGTAATGAGAAATTTGATAGGTAACGCAATAAAATTCACACCAGATGGAGGTCATATAACAGTATCCGCCAGAGCTGTTGATCATGGATTAATGGTATCAGTGAGGGATACAGGTCCTGGTATACCGGAAAAAGATTTAGAAATAATTTTTGATAAATTCAAGCAAACAACCATCGGAAGTTACGGTAAAATAGAAGGAACCGGATTAGGTCTGGCTATAGTTAAACATATAATAAATGCACATGGAGGTAAAGTTTGGGCAGAAAGCAAATTAGGATATGGAAGTACTTTTATATTTGTATTACCAGCCTGATATTTCTATCTCTGTCCT encodes:
- a CDS encoding sensor histidine kinase, which translates into the protein MRLSIFYRLIMSYMAVFVPVIIVSVYALFQLNHFNNITHSITDTDNLIIDYGKKMSDSFLSQIQYERKYIIIKNNAFYDHFALAEKDFNQYFQQVISIVDTQRKRDLLFKIKNSYNQYLALFNEEIEFIRANKRYPQEIYKQEKDMLVNEIMEGLKNLRIYTEQDTYEKIKKLEQAGARAHRIAIIIITSSLVFGIVISTFITRSITRPLSIMKKKTRDISRGAFDENLNISSPPEIKDLAESFNLMCNKLKEMDKMKSDFFSLMAHELRTPLASIKEGTNLLLEGIGGEVSEKQKKLLSIISEESNRLIELVNSLLDLSKMESGMMTFYFTESDITQLINDVIEELEPLAMAKNITLRVDISQNLPYVKIDQERILRVMRNLIGNAIKFTPDGGHITVSARAVDHGLMVSVRDTGPGIPEKDLEIIFDKFKQTTIGSYGKIEGTGLGLAIVKHIINAHGGKVWAESKLGYGSTFIFVLPA
- a CDS encoding zinc-dependent alcohol dehydrogenase family protein yields the protein MKALVYHGPNNPVFEDKPKPVIQKNTDAIVRISKTTICGTDLHILKGDVPTVVDGRILGHEGVGIIDEVGSGVSNFKNGDHVLISCITSCGRCRSCKKQMYSHCENGGWILGNTIDGTQAEFVRIPYADTSLHHIPHGLEEEALVMLSDILPTGFEVGVLNGQVRLGDIVAIVGAGPVGMAALLTAQFYTPAEIIMIDIDANRLELSKKFGATQTIDSSAGNERVIQKVMELTEGRGVDVVIEAVGIPATFQLCQHIVKAGGHIANVGVHGKSVELHLEKLWGHNVTITTGLVDTYTIPVLLRTVQSKKLMPQQLITHYFKLSEIMKAYHTFSNAAKEKALKVIIENDL